Proteins co-encoded in one Zootoca vivipara chromosome 3, rZooViv1.1, whole genome shotgun sequence genomic window:
- the CIMIP2C gene encoding ciliary microtubule inner protein 2C isoform X1 gives MASRSAGTLLTQYNAAYVPPGLMPGYHGHVPNVAFSFADTYGNTTMKYFQDFRSALMETCRGPYSKGGQFPTLFSPDPGLVIGARARGWDRWLHTPNYSRYNLDINRTAELKEFYKLAQMHREHYMDKTGTVHPVPYFVIPVKEKEKYPHPLDLS, from the exons ATGGCTTCGCGCAGCGCCGGGACGCTCCTGACCCAGTACAACGCGGCCTACGTGCCGCCGGGGCTCATGCCCGG GTATCATGGCCATGTCCCCAACGTGGCGTTTTCCTTTGCGGACACCTATGGAAACACCACCATGAAGTACTTCCAAGATTTCCGAAGTGCCCTCATGGAAACCTGCCGCGGCCCTTACAGCAAAGGGGGCCAGTTCCCCACCCTCTTCTCTCCCGACCCAGGCCTGGTGATTGGGGCAAGGGCCAGGGGGTGGGACCGCTGGCTGCACACCCCCAACTACTCTCGCTACAATTTGGATATCAACCGCACAGCAGAACTGAAGGAGTTCTACAAG CTTGCTCAGATGCATCGCGAGCACTACATGGACAAGACCGGGACGGTGCACCCGGTTCCGTATTTTGTGATCCctgtgaaggagaaggagaagtacCCTCACCCTCTTGACCT GTCTTGA